The nucleotide sequence ATGGACGTTCCGGCTCCCGACATGAACACCGATGAGCGCGTAATGGCATGGATCATGGATACGTATTCCATGAATCAGGGGTACTCGGTTCCCGGGGTCGTGACGGGAAAGCCGGTCTCGATCGGAGGATCGCAGGGTCGCGGCGGCGCAACGAGTCGAGGCGTCGTGTACTCGGCGTTGTCGGCGATGCGGCGGCAGCAGATCCCGGTAGAGGCCGCGACCGTTGTCATCCAAGGGTTCGGCAAGGTCGGAGGGTTCGCCGCGCAGGTGTTTCACGACGCCGGATTCCAGGTGGTCGCCGTTAGCGACTACAGGGGCGGGATCTACAACCCGCTCGGGCTGAACCCGTCGGCGATCATGCGCCACTTGAGCGATGCGGGAACGGTGACGGGTTTTCCGGGCGCCGACGCGATCACCAACGAAGAACTCCTCGAACTCGAGTGCGATTTGCTCGTGCCGGCAGCGATGGAGGACCAGATCACGGAGGCCAATGCGGACCGCGTGCGCGCCGGGTTGATCGTCGAGGCAGCCAACGGCCCAACCGAGCCGATTGCCGACCACATCCTCGCGGACCGAGGAATCTCCGTGGTGCCCGACATCCTGGCCAACTCCGGCGGGGTTACGGTGAGCTACTTCGAGTGGGTGCAGGACA is from Actinomycetota bacterium and encodes:
- a CDS encoding Glu/Leu/Phe/Val dehydrogenase, whose product is MSNALVSALSQLEEAGAWMGLDENLLRVFREPKRVLTVSIPVRMDDAHVEVFTGFRVHHSLARGPAKGGIRYHPDVNLDEVKALAMWMTWKCALVGIPYGGAKGGVQVAPWKLSDGELERMTRRYASEILPFIGPAMDVPAPDMNTDERVMAWIMDTYSMNQGYSVPGVVTGKPVSIGGSQGRGGATSRGVVYSALSAMRRQQIPVEAATVVIQGFGKVGGFAAQVFHDAGFQVVAVSDYRGGIYNPLGLNPSAIMRHLSDAGTVTGFPGADAITNEELLELECDLLVPAAMEDQITEANADRVRAGLIVEAANGPTEPIADHILADRGISVVPDILANSGGVTVSYFEWVQDIQAYFWSEDQVNARLRRVMDAAFDEVAALAEDKGIRLRLAALALGIGRVAEAHVARGLFP